Proteins found in one Micromonospora sp. WMMD1082 genomic segment:
- the pknB gene encoding Stk1 family PASTA domain-containing Ser/Thr kinase, translating into MTAQARLLGGRYQVGELLGYGGMAEVHRGRDLRLGRDVAIKMLRADLARDATFQMRFRREAQNAASLNHPAIVAVYDTGEEQAPTGETLPFIVMEFVNGRTLKEVLGAEGRLQPRRALEICADICAALDFSHRHGIIHRDIKPGNVMLTQTGQVKVMDFGIARALASGATTMTQTSAVIGTAQYLSPEQARGEAVDARSDVYAAGCVLFELLCGHPPFVGDSPVSVAYQHVREAPPTPSDLNPDVNPAVDAIVLKALSKNPLNRYQSAGEMRADLLRAAAGRPVMATPVMREDETVAMAAAGGPGYPSAGATQTRQIPARVGDPRQRKASSWLLATFAALGVLAVIALVAALLLNNNREAEALPVPTVTELSLADAFEQIQQAGLVPERGEDVFTSDCKEGTVTNQSPSAGEQVAPNSTVTVEICGGKPEVTIPNGLVGSTREAAEERLDELKLEVKVAQKDSAESAGQVLEVSPASGEKVAEGSEVTLTVSRGNIVPVPSVVGLTEAEAKRTLEDAGFKPAVELGPEVPADQAGRVVDQSPNANTQRTKGSRVEIVVSVAEPENPDPPTQTPPPPTGTPTTPPPDDDGGGGGGGLLPSVPPFRLSGE; encoded by the coding sequence ATGACAGCGCAGGCCCGCCTGCTCGGTGGCAGGTACCAGGTCGGCGAGCTGCTCGGCTATGGCGGCATGGCCGAGGTGCATCGCGGTCGCGACCTGCGGCTCGGTCGGGACGTCGCGATCAAGATGCTCCGCGCCGACCTGGCCCGGGACGCCACCTTCCAGATGCGCTTCCGGCGGGAGGCGCAGAACGCCGCCTCGCTCAACCATCCGGCCATCGTCGCCGTCTACGACACGGGTGAGGAGCAGGCGCCGACCGGCGAGACCCTCCCGTTCATCGTGATGGAGTTCGTGAACGGGCGGACGTTGAAGGAGGTGCTCGGCGCCGAGGGGCGGTTGCAGCCCCGTCGGGCGTTGGAGATCTGCGCCGACATCTGCGCCGCGCTCGACTTCAGCCACCGGCACGGCATCATCCACCGCGACATCAAGCCGGGCAACGTGATGCTCACCCAGACCGGTCAGGTCAAGGTGATGGACTTCGGCATCGCCCGGGCGCTGGCCAGCGGTGCCACCACGATGACGCAGACCAGCGCGGTCATCGGCACCGCACAATATCTCTCCCCCGAGCAGGCGCGCGGCGAGGCGGTCGACGCCCGCTCCGACGTGTACGCCGCCGGCTGTGTGCTCTTCGAACTGCTCTGCGGGCACCCGCCGTTCGTGGGCGACAGCCCGGTCAGCGTCGCGTACCAGCACGTCCGGGAGGCGCCGCCGACGCCGAGCGACCTCAACCCGGACGTCAACCCGGCGGTCGACGCGATCGTGCTCAAGGCGCTGTCGAAGAACCCGCTCAACCGCTACCAGAGCGCCGGCGAGATGCGGGCGGATCTGCTCCGCGCGGCGGCCGGCCGACCGGTGATGGCGACCCCGGTGATGCGCGAGGACGAGACCGTGGCGATGGCCGCGGCCGGTGGCCCGGGCTACCCGTCGGCCGGGGCGACGCAGACCCGGCAGATCCCGGCCCGGGTGGGTGATCCGCGCCAGCGCAAGGCGTCCTCCTGGCTCCTCGCCACGTTCGCGGCGCTCGGCGTGCTCGCGGTGATCGCCCTGGTCGCCGCGCTGCTGCTGAACAACAACAGGGAGGCGGAGGCCCTTCCGGTGCCGACGGTCACCGAGTTGAGCCTGGCGGACGCGTTCGAGCAGATCCAGCAGGCCGGCCTGGTCCCGGAGCGCGGCGAAGACGTGTTCACCTCGGACTGCAAGGAGGGCACCGTCACCAACCAATCGCCCTCCGCCGGCGAGCAGGTGGCGCCGAACAGCACGGTGACCGTGGAGATCTGTGGCGGCAAGCCCGAGGTGACGATCCCGAACGGCCTGGTCGGCAGCACCCGCGAGGCCGCCGAGGAGCGGCTCGACGAGCTGAAGCTCGAGGTCAAGGTCGCGCAGAAGGACAGCGCGGAGAGCGCGGGTCAGGTGCTGGAGGTTTCCCCCGCATCCGGTGAAAAGGTCGCGGAGGGCAGCGAGGTCACCCTCACCGTCTCCAGGGGCAACATCGTGCCGGTCCCGTCCGTGGTCGGTCTCACCGAAGCGGAGGCGAAGCGGACCCTGGAGGACGCCGGCTTCAAGCCCGCCGTCGAGCTCGGCCCGGAGGTGCCCGCCGACCAGGCCGGGCGGGTGGTCGACCAGAGCCCGAACGCCAATACCCAGCGCACCAAGGGCAGCCGGGTGGAGATCGTCGTGTCGGTGGCCGAGCCGGAGAACCCGGACCCGCCGACCCAGACCCCGCCGCCGCCCACTGGCACCCCGACCACCCCGCCGCCGGATGACGACGGTGGTGGCGGTGGTGGCGGCCTCCTGCCGTCCGTCCCGCCGTTCCGCCTCTCCGGCGAGTAA
- a CDS encoding YdcF family protein, whose amino-acid sequence MTEPAARAARWRRRLTRAAALGVAVLLLVSLPWLWTTIAARGHLHPVAEAPTVDVVIVLGTAVTEDGRQPGPRLAGRLETAAELVHRQQARVVLVSGDGGGASGDEPAAMTLELTGRLGVDPRQVIADPHGLDTYDSCRRAREVYGIERALIVTQSYHLSRAVTLCRHLGIDAEGVPARCSGCGSAQLARKAARDYLASGKAAWDAIRDRPPTVTSPPDPGVSDALAR is encoded by the coding sequence ATGACCGAGCCGGCGGCCCGGGCCGCCCGGTGGCGGCGTCGCCTGACCCGGGCAGCCGCTCTGGGAGTGGCCGTCCTGCTGCTCGTCAGCCTGCCGTGGCTGTGGACGACGATCGCCGCCCGCGGCCACCTGCACCCGGTGGCGGAGGCACCGACTGTCGACGTCGTGATCGTGCTGGGCACTGCCGTGACGGAGGACGGACGCCAGCCCGGCCCCCGGCTGGCCGGTCGTCTGGAGACCGCCGCCGAGCTGGTGCACCGCCAGCAGGCTCGGGTGGTGCTGGTGTCGGGCGACGGAGGCGGGGCATCCGGGGACGAGCCGGCGGCGATGACCCTGGAGCTGACCGGGCGGCTCGGCGTCGATCCGCGGCAGGTGATCGCCGACCCGCACGGCCTGGACACGTACGACAGTTGTCGCCGGGCGCGCGAGGTGTACGGGATCGAGCGGGCCCTGATCGTCACCCAGTCCTACCACCTGTCCCGCGCGGTGACCCTCTGCCGGCACCTCGGCATCGACGCCGAGGGAGTGCCCGCCCGCTGCTCGGGCTGTGGTTCGGCCCAGCTCGCGCGGAAGGCAGCTCGGGACTACCTCGCCAGCGGCAAGGCGGCCTGGGACGCGATCCGTGATCGGCCGCCGACCGTCACCTCGCCCCCCGACCCCGGCGTTTCCGACGCCCTGGCCCGCTGA
- a CDS encoding aminodeoxychorismate/anthranilate synthase component II — protein MRVLVIDNYDSFVFNLVQYLGQLGVECDVRRNDEIDVAEVGRVDAAGILLSPGPGSPDRAGICLDVIREYAGRLPIFGVCLGHQAIGEAFGATVTRAPELLHGKTSEIRHDDTGVLAGLPDPFTATRYHSLAVLRETLPAELEVTGWTASGIVMAMRHRTLPIEGVQFHPESVLTEGGHLMLANWLAACGHPEALERAPALAAEVDARRRAAFATA, from the coding sequence GTGCGCGTCCTGGTGATCGACAACTACGACTCGTTCGTCTTCAACCTCGTGCAGTACCTCGGCCAGCTCGGCGTGGAGTGCGACGTACGACGCAACGACGAGATCGACGTGGCCGAGGTGGGGCGGGTCGACGCGGCCGGCATCCTGCTCTCACCCGGGCCGGGCAGCCCCGACCGGGCCGGCATCTGCCTCGACGTGATCCGCGAGTACGCCGGACGGCTGCCGATCTTCGGCGTCTGCCTCGGCCACCAGGCCATCGGCGAGGCGTTCGGCGCCACCGTCACCCGCGCCCCGGAGCTGCTGCACGGCAAGACCTCGGAAATCCGGCACGACGACACGGGCGTCCTCGCCGGCCTGCCCGACCCGTTCACGGCGACCCGCTACCACTCCCTCGCCGTGCTGCGGGAGACGCTGCCGGCCGAGCTGGAGGTCACCGGCTGGACCGCCTCCGGGATCGTGATGGCGATGCGCCACCGGACCCTGCCGATCGAGGGCGTCCAGTTCCACCCGGAGTCGGTGCTCACCGAGGGCGGGCACCTGATGCTGGCCAACTGGCTCGCCGCATGCGGCCACCCGGAAGCGCTGGAACGCGCCCCGGCACTCGCAGCCGAGGTCGACGCCCGCCGCCGCGCCGCCTTCGCCACCGCCTGA
- a CDS encoding DUF881 domain-containing protein has translation MEYTSGAASWQKALRRLVAGLLPGRPRQRRPGWSVGVPLIALAAGLLFTTTATTAGGTALREDRRPQLTELIEDRREQVATNEKRAATLRGEVESRTAVLADSDGPIKEQQERAAASRTAAGFTALTGPGLTVELNDAPQLSNLPEGATNDDLVVHQGDVQAVVNALWAGGAEAMSIMNVRVLATSAVRCVGNTLLLHGRVYSPPFKIVAIGDPAALRQALAVSEGVRWFRDAVDNYQLGYSETPGTVTVPAFEDSTTLRSARVPQ, from the coding sequence GTGGAGTACACGTCCGGCGCGGCGTCGTGGCAGAAGGCGCTGCGGCGACTCGTCGCCGGGTTGCTGCCCGGGCGGCCACGCCAACGCCGGCCGGGTTGGTCGGTCGGCGTGCCGTTGATCGCCCTCGCGGCCGGGCTGCTCTTCACCACCACGGCCACCACCGCCGGCGGTACCGCCCTGCGCGAGGACCGACGGCCCCAGCTCACCGAGCTGATCGAGGACCGCCGCGAGCAGGTGGCGACGAACGAGAAGCGCGCCGCCACGCTGCGGGGGGAGGTCGAGAGCCGTACGGCCGTCCTCGCCGACTCCGACGGCCCGATCAAGGAGCAGCAGGAACGGGCCGCCGCCAGCCGGACCGCGGCCGGCTTCACCGCGCTCACCGGCCCCGGGTTGACCGTCGAGCTCAACGACGCGCCGCAGCTCAGCAACCTGCCCGAAGGTGCCACCAATGATGACCTGGTCGTCCACCAGGGCGATGTCCAGGCGGTGGTGAACGCCCTGTGGGCCGGCGGCGCCGAGGCGATGTCAATCATGAACGTCCGCGTGCTGGCAACCAGCGCGGTACGCTGCGTGGGTAACACCCTGCTGCTGCACGGGCGGGTGTACTCCCCACCTTTCAAGATCGTAGCAATTGGCGATCCCGCCGCACTTCGGCAGGCCCTCGCCGTTTCCGAGGGAGTCCGGTGGTTCAGGGACGCGGTCGACAACTACCAGCTCGGCTACTCAGAGACTCCTGGCACCGTCACCGTGCCCGCGTTCGAGGATTCCACCACCTTGCGTTCGGCGAGGGTGCCGCAGTGA
- a CDS encoding cell division protein CrgA encodes MPKSQVRKKKVYTPPTDVRPTATAATRKPSPMWLPILAVSLIVFGIGWLVVYYLSEQRWPVMELGYWNLAVGFGAMVASLIVLSRWR; translated from the coding sequence GTGCCCAAGTCTCAGGTCCGCAAGAAGAAGGTGTACACCCCGCCCACCGATGTCCGCCCGACGGCGACAGCGGCGACGCGGAAGCCCAGCCCGATGTGGCTGCCGATCCTGGCGGTGTCGCTGATCGTCTTCGGCATCGGCTGGCTGGTGGTCTACTACCTCTCCGAGCAGCGGTGGCCGGTGATGGAGCTGGGCTACTGGAACCTGGCGGTGGGCTTCGGCGCGATGGTCGCCTCCCTGATCGTGCTCTCCCGCTGGCGCTGA